In the genome of Sebastes fasciatus isolate fSebFas1 chromosome 23, fSebFas1.pri, whole genome shotgun sequence, the window AACAGTTTGTGCGTCTTTGAGCGTCTTTTTTTGGAGCGTCTTTTTTTTGGAACGTTCTTTTTTGGAACGTCTTTTTTGGAGTGTTCTTTTTTGGAACATTCTTTTCTGGAACGTTCTTTTTTGAAGCGTCTTTTTTTGGAGCGTCTTTTTTGGACATGTTGGACAAAGACGCACTGAAGAAGATGcgagtctaaaaaaaaaaaaaagtagaatttttcacacttttttttatttccagctGAAGATATGTTGGCGAGAAAAAGCATCATCCCGGAGGAGTTCGGTCTGCCGGGCCTCGCCTCCCGCATGCCCCGCAAGCCGGTGTTCAGGGACCGGGTTAACAAGGCGCGCTTCATCGCCAAAAACGGCTCGTGCAACCTGGCGCACAAGAACATCCGCGAGCAGGGCCGCTTCCTGCAGGACGTGTTCACCACGCTGGTGGACCTCAAGTGGCGCTTCACACTGGTCATCTTCACCACGACCTTCGTCAGCAGCTGGCTGCTGTTCGCCATGAGCTGGTGGCTGGTGGCCTTTGCGCACGGAGACCTGGGACCGGAGAACGTCAACGAGACGCACTGCGTCACTGAAGTCAAgtaagagacacacacacacacacagcagactcAATGTTAGAAAAGTGCAAttttaaaaagtgtgatttagatgtttaaagtgtgtttgatgagatgttttttttgagGTCACTAGAACTTTTTCTATCCATCCTGAGTTGGTCCAAACCTCccaccatcctcctcctcctcttcttcttctcttcctccattTTTAAtgaggagaagagggagagaaagatatTAATTGTGACAGGAAGTTAGGGAACTTTTGCTCTCATCATTTCAGAGGAAATAATGTAAAGATTGTAGGAGGGGAAGAGAGTGTTTggcacctccctcctcctttccttatctccttccttccttctctcctttccATTTTTTTGTCAACCACCTCTCCTTCAGGTGGTGTAAAGTACATAGTctacatttactcaactacCAATTTAAGGACAGATTTTAGGTACTTGTCCCTCGagtgtttccattttatgccactttatactcccactgcatttatttaacagctatatatatatttcagattAGGATTTTATGTTAAAAAACATCTGGTAagcttgtaaaataaaatgcattgcTACAGATTCAACCaaaaaactttctttttttttacaaagaagCAGTGTAGCTGTGTCTTCTTGTCATGTTTCAGACGTCTCTGAGTTGTTTCAGTTCCTCCAAAGAGACATTTTCTCCTCTAAACTTCTcacatggtttcatttaaataacttcCTTTGACCCAAAGAGCTAAAACTCTCTAATAATCCtcaaaaaaagagcaaagattTGAGAAAAGTCATGTATCAGAACTTAGTTTCTTCTTGTCCctcccattaatcatctcacgaccAGGACAAGGAACAGTGTTTTAAGTGTatgatcacctgaaaatatgaatcgaCACTGGCTCTAAATAGGgccttttttgctttttctcGTCGGCCaacgtagttctcctacacgcttggcacacaggagatgtttgagttggttgcaatctgcaacctcaccactagatggcgccagatcttacacactgtacctttaagtaaaggGGTCTCTGAACAGATCTTCCAACACTGCTCCTCaaccttccctcctctctctcttttccatcTCGTCCATTCAAAATCTTGAACATTACACATGATCAGTGGAAATATGATGAAGAAATACTTTCTTATTCTCTGAATAgtatattaatattaacaaAGTGAAGCCTTAAATGGGAGCGAATGTCTTTGACAAAAAGGGTCAGACCGATTTAAGATGAATTCAGAAAATCATCAGaaagatttaaagctgcaggagatattttttcttttctcaaagTGGGCAACAAGTCACTGAGGATTGACTCTGTTTGGCAGAATGAAACTGTTCTGATGTCCGAAACCTATAGGATACTGGTTTTAACGTCATGTCTTCTAAATGTTAAGTTCAACCAGCCGTGACTAAAGAAATTTCTTCTCTCTTCAGGTCGTTCACGTCAGCCTTCCTGTTCTCCATCGAGGTTCAGGTGACCATCGGCTTCGGAGGACGAATGATAACTGAACACTGTCCGACCGCCATCACCGTCCTCATCATGCAGAACATCATAGGACTCATCATCAACGCTGTCATGCTGGGTAAGACTTAAGTACTCAGATAGTGatactacagtgtagaaatactctgttacaggttAAAGCCCTGCATTCAATTTCACATAAGTGAAATCGACTTGTTTCCTTCGTCTCTCCTCAGGTTGTATCTTCATGAAGACGGCTCAGTCAAACCGGCGAGCGGAGACGTTGATCTTCAGCCGTCACGCCGTGATCGCTGTCAGAAACAACTGTCTGTGTTTCATGATTCGTATCGGGGATCTGAGGAAGAGCATGATTATAGGAGCCACCGTCAGATTACAGGTGTTCgtctgttttattttaacagtatattattgttgttgctgGGTATATTGGCATTTCTACTTACAACggtgtattagggccattgtaggtaaaaataaataaataaattatgaagTCAGAAGAGGGTGGCAATATTCTTGGATATatacttggatattctctgatattaaagtggtaaatttatgagaaaaaactcaaaGTCATgagaaaaaatatcaaatattctctgagattataaaatcgtaaatttacgagaaaaatattcggatattctctgagattaagtttgtaaatttacaagaaaaaaagttggatATTACCTGAGATTGAGGTGGTAAATGTACGAGAAAAAATAGTCTATTCATGAGATAAAGTCTCAAATATTCTCTAAAATTGGAGACTATTCTCTAAaattataaagtcatacatttgtGAGAAAATAACTccgatattctctgagattataaactcataaattagcaaaataaaatcagaaatTCTCTGAGagtaaagtcacaaatttacaagaaaaaatacTCAGaaaaattgtgttgtttttttttttcgtttttttttgtcaagtaaTCACATCACTTCACTTTCGTTGGATCAACTTTATCACACCACAGACGCAGACACTTgccatatacagtattatgcCTGCAGTGGATGACCTCATCAAATTATACTTTACAATCTGATTTAACAATAAGGAAATACTCATGATTTTAGCCCAGAATCACCAGATTATACATCATATCTTCTTGATGAAAAAGCTTTCTCCAAGAGAGAAGGAACATTTTAAGTGTAAAGTGTATTTCTGCCTGTAAAACAAAGGTCATGTATCTATGAGTTTCAATTACCTCTATGAAATGAAGGAATCACTTCAAAAAGGTGCCGAAATGAGATTTAGATGAGCTGATGATTAATCAGGACTCCACGTGGTCTGCAGGTGGTCAGGAAGACGACGACACCAGAGGGTGAGGTGATTCCCATCCATCAGATCGACGTCCAGACGGAGACCGCCGTGGCCACCAACAGCCTGTTCCTCCTCGCGCCGCTCATCATCTGCCACATCATCGACAAAGAAAGGTACGACCACACCAGAtccatgatttattattatttttttatctaatattttatttttggatTATTTTAATTGTCTGATTGGAGTCCTGAAATGTTTTAATCCGGGTTCAACCATGTTTCTaaatttgttgttgtgttcttcTCCTCTCAGCCCGCTGTACGACCTGTCGGCCATGGAGCTGCAATGCAGCGACCTGGAGGTGATCGTCATCCTGGAGGGCGTCGTGGAGACGACGGGGATCACCACGCAGGCCCGGACCTCCTACGTCGCCGAGGAGATCCAGTGGGGTCACCGCTTTGTTCCCATAGTGACGGAGGAGGATGGCGTGTACTCGGTGGACTACTCCAAGTTTGGTAACACAGTCAAGGTGAGAGTTAAACCAACTAAGGTATTGTATAATCAGATTGATGCTTCTTTCTATtacctttatgataatcacttaCTAATCATTATTTATCCTCCTGTTTATTCACCACTACAACACTGATTATGAAAAGAGAAGACATGGGAGGAAGTAGAATTCAATTTAAACATACAGAATCTTGTTCCCTTATGGGAATCACCTGCATGTTAAGTCTTTTAAATGTTATCAAGAGTTTCATATTTCCCGTTTCCCCATTTAAGCTtcaatttgattgtttttattctttatgttccacattttattgttattattcttTAGTTTCTCTTTAGTTTTATCCTGCTATGGTGAAgtcatgacccgccctactctgcctctgattggcttgtacTCATTGCCTTTGTTGGTTGgattgattaggtttaggcatgaggagtgaggtTGGTtagggtaagccaatcagaggcaggtaggaaaaaacaacaaccacggGACAgaaaaattaatatttatttatttatgtcactTGTAACACTGTTCTGTCGTTGCTCGTTCAGGTAACGACGCCGCCCTGCAGCGCCAGAGAACTGGACGAGAAGCCGTCCATCTTAATCCAGACTCTCCAGAAGAGCGAGCTGTCGCACCAGAACTCGCTGCGTAAGCGAAACTCCATGAGACGCAACAACTCCATGCGCAACGGCGCAGGAAGCAGCGGCAGTCTGCGCAGGAACAACTCGGGGCTCGCCGCGCCCAAAGTCCAGTTCTTCACCCCGACCGACGGAGGCCAGAACCTGAACGCCGTCACCTGACATGAGGCCTGCCTCCTGCTGGCCGCCCTGCTCCTCCTGGTGGCGAGGAGGATTGTGGGTGTTGGTGTTTCTCCTGCTCTGATGGGACTCGTTCTTTTCCTGTTCCCTGCCTTATCTGGACTCCCAACATGTTACCTCATGTTCACGTGCATGGAGGAATCTAGCTCCTATTTTATAAATTAACTCTTCAAATCGTTGCAGTTCATTTCTCTGCACCGATAGAGCCGTCACAAACCaatcaattattaataattttttttctcttcattatCATTAAAGCAATAATTCCAAACATTGGGCCTTTATGCCTACCGAATTTTACCGACATGAGGGAGATACATTTTCTTAATGATTAAAGTCACAGTTTAACTACTAGTAGTGGTAACTAGTGGTCATCAatcactgtactgtacatgtgtgttttcactttatATTGACTTGTGTGTTATTTGAGAATAAATGCACTTCATCTGAATATGGTTTCAATATCTGAAATACTCAAATGATCATTTATTAAGTAGTTAACACAATCAAACAAATACGTCATTATAAATCCTGCAAAAgtgtatttaaaaaatgcaaagaaatcaGATTATGTTGAGAAAAATATCACATAGATTATGAAGATTGTGCAATACATGCTTCCAACAAAATATGATagttaaaaaattatataaaggAATTCTGTATAAATCAACACATTTAAAGGTCATGcacataaaaaatacacatcTAAACTAACAAAAAACATCCATCCAACCTCAATTTATCAATGGAGTTTGCAAACACTGTGTATACCGATGCATTCTGAGGTAAGATGTGCTGAAGAATCTGCAGATCTTTTTGCTTTTATACTGAAACGGGATGTCTTTACAGCAGATTTGGGTTAGGCAAATAATGTAATGAAATGACCACATGATGGATAAATTACCTTGGGTGAATATCAGACAGCAGTTtcttttttgtgtcatttttcaTTGAACTTATGATTATTGCATATAGATGTAAGTTTCAATTCTGTACTTTTCTCAGGTCTTTCAGTATAAAAATAAGAagcaaacattatttttttgcagaaaTGAAGTAGGTGTAAtaagttaaataataaaatgcagcATTATCTGTTCACTGCAGCAGATAGCATTGCTTCGTGTGCTACAGTAAGATAACTGACACCTCACCCCACTTCAGTTAAAGCTGTAAAAGGCATGCTACTTCCtccaaaagttaaaaaaacagagacagatttTAGATGAACTCTCACCAGTGTTGAAtgaatagattattattattattattattattattattattattattattattattattattataattattgattgaAATATACAACTTGaaaatgcattcttaaaaaaaagaaaatatctgtACTTGTATCTTGGATTATTTATGTGTCACCGATGCAAACTGTAATTTGGCCACTAGTTGCCTGGTCACTTCACACCTgtaataatatgtaatattaaCTGCGCGTAGCGAGTGAGATAAACCATGAAGCCAGCTTGTTGTTATTCTCCCTCCCTGAGAAGAAGAGTGTGTGAGTGACCTTAACTTTCAGACCAAATCAACGGCTTCGACTGAAGTAGAACGACTACAGCTCAGCAGGAAATACTGGGAATACTGGGACTACTGCTACTGGTAATAAACTGTACTTTGGTGCTGATGGTATACAAGAAAGAAGAGCTTTAGGAGTAGGctatcaaaagtgaaagtaactgCCCAAGCGGACATGGCTTCCAGATTAGAGAAGGAACTCTGTTGTCCGGTTTGCTGTGACATTTTTAAAGATCCAGTCGTCCTGTCATGTAACCACAGCTTCTGTAAGGACTGTCTGCAGAAGCATCGGGCAGACAGTCAAACCTCTGAGTGTCCGCTCTGTAAGAGAAGGTCCTCAAAGGAAATACTTCCCTCTAACTTTGCGTTGAAGAGCCAGTGTGAGGCCTTCTTACTGGAGAGAGGGTCTGAACCACTGTGCAGTCTGCACCTCAAGAAACTCAAGTTCTTCTGTGTGGACGATCAGCAGCTGGCGTGCAGCGTCTGCAGagatgcagaaacacacagcgGCCACAGGTTCGAACCGgcttcaccagtttctagaagaagaagaagaggaggcccGGATGGCTGcactgagggaggaggaggagcagaagagtcagatgatgaaggagaagattgAGGGTCTGAGCAGAGACATAtcagctctttcagacacaatcAGAGCCACAGAGAAGCAGATGAGAGCTGAAGATGTCTCGTTCAACAAGGCTGCATTGGAAAGAGTCCGGCAGCAACCTCTACCCAATGATCCAGAGCTGGTTTCAGGAGCTCTTATCGACGTGGCCCCTGCTGCACATCCTCATGTGTAATGTTATTATGTAAGCAAATGAAAACCTATAGTCACCAATGCAGATGTTGTAATATTGATAtggaataagaaaaaataagaaaaatatcttCATGACAATTATGTTAAATAGATATTTTGTTAGCACCTAGTATATGCACGACAATGTAGCACAATATGCAGTACCATCAGGTTTTAATATGATATCAATAGAAAATGTATTAACAGATACATCAGACTCATGCTTCGTAGCCCAGTAACCCCTCATAGTAAGCACTAATGAATACtcaaaatatttgaaaatattaatTGGAAATGTAATTGGAAATTAGGCCTAATTCTGTGCTTTAATAACAAATATTTTGTGACCAAGTATATcttaaaatgtacatttatttttttatttataaaacatatataaggTAGAAATGCTTGAATTTTTGAGTCCtttggatttttttcccaaCTTTATTAATAAGTcaaatacaaacaacaacaataacatacAAACAAGTTCAAAGAACAAAAAGGGGAGAATTCATTGATGACTTTACaagaa includes:
- the kcnj8 gene encoding ATP-sensitive inward rectifier potassium channel 8 — encoded protein: MLARKSIIPEEFGLPGLASRMPRKPVFRDRVNKARFIAKNGSCNLAHKNIREQGRFLQDVFTTLVDLKWRFTLVIFTTTFVSSWLLFAMSWWLVAFAHGDLGPENVNETHCVTEVKSFTSAFLFSIEVQVTIGFGGRMITEHCPTAITVLIMQNIIGLIINAVMLGCIFMKTAQSNRRAETLIFSRHAVIAVRNNCLCFMIRIGDLRKSMIIGATVRLQVVRKTTTPEGEVIPIHQIDVQTETAVATNSLFLLAPLIICHIIDKESPLYDLSAMELQCSDLEVIVILEGVVETTGITTQARTSYVAEEIQWGHRFVPIVTEEDGVYSVDYSKFGNTVKVTTPPCSARELDEKPSILIQTLQKSELSHQNSLRKRNSMRRNNSMRNGAGSSGSLRRNNSGLAAPKVQFFTPTDGGQNLNAVT